The DNA window ACTATATCATTGAACGAGCGGGAAAACCGCTGGTGGCGATAATCTCTATGGAAAAATATCGGATGCTCCAAAGAGAGCGGGAAGAAGCACTCAAGTCGCTTGAGACTGTTTGGGACATAATGAGTAATGAGAAATCCCAAGTCGTCGAGAAAGCTATTGAAGAAGCTGTTAAAACGGCCAGAACCTTATGATGAGAGTTGTACTTGACACCAATGTGCTGGTAAGCGCCATCCTTGTTCCCCGGAGTATTCCCGCCCGAATACTACAGCTCATCCTTGAGGGGGGATCGACTTTTGTTATTTCGCAGGATATTATAGACGAAGCCAGCCGAGTTTTACAATACCCAGGGTTGGTTAAACTGATGAAACGGAACGGGGTAACTCCGGATGAGCTTGAAGTTGTTATTGATCAACTCGGCAAAATTGCAGTAATGACACCGGGACAATACACGGCAGACGCTATCAAGGATGGCCCAACGGACAATATATTCTTGGCCTGTGCCGTTGAAG is part of the Candidatus Latescibacter sp. genome and encodes:
- a CDS encoding putative toxin-antitoxin system toxin component, PIN family; translation: MMRVVLDTNVLVSAILVPRSIPARILQLILEGGSTFVISQDIIDEASRVLQYPGLVKLMKRNGVTPDELEVVIDQLGKIAVMTPGQYTADAIKDGPTDNIFLACAVEGEADFIISGDRHLTNLKEFQGITIVNPATFLSIVRREE
- a CDS encoding type II toxin-antitoxin system Phd/YefM family antitoxin, with translation MLKKTSAMKARQNFGQVMNEVSLKGDDYIIERAGKPLVAIISMEKYRMLQREREEALKSLETVWDIMSNEKSQVVEKAIEEAVKTARTL